In one Euzebya rosea genomic region, the following are encoded:
- a CDS encoding mycoredoxin: MMSDPTATPPVTVYWRPGCGFCAGLLRGLERTGLAHERVNIWEDEAAAAHVRSVANGNETVPTVIIGDTSMVNPSVDEVMATVAEQHPEHLPEGWTPPEPGRMSRAVNKLLGG; encoded by the coding sequence ATGATGTCCGACCCCACAGCCACCCCGCCCGTCACCGTCTACTGGAGGCCGGGATGTGGATTCTGTGCCGGCCTGCTCCGTGGCCTGGAGCGGACGGGGCTGGCCCACGAGCGGGTCAACATCTGGGAGGACGAGGCGGCCGCGGCCCACGTCCGGAGCGTCGCCAACGGCAACGAGACCGTCCCGACCGTCATCATCGGCGACACGTCGATGGTGAACCCGTCGGTGGACGAGGTCATGGCCACCGTCGCCGAGCAGCACCCCGAGCACCTGCCCGAGGGGTGGACACCACCCGAACCCGGCCGCATGTCCCGGGCGGTCAACAAGCTCCTTGGGGGGTAG
- a CDS encoding SDR family NAD(P)-dependent oxidoreductase codes for MPDIPSPVLVTGASTGIGRATVRALVGRGVDTVASVRSDADAQGLLDELGDQHLNVLQFDITDSDAVTERISSLDALGAIVNNAGTAVPGPLEYLDPADLRWQLEVNTVGHVVATQAALPLLREHGEGARIVNIGSMAGRVSGRMVGAYSMSKFAMAAFSDALAQELEPFGIGVALIEPGAIDTEIWETSTARSRDMLAAMPEEARERYADMVEDTLKVGERSARLAISPDRVVKVIIDVLTARHPRPRNLVGIDAKAAGLVARLPTELRTPILKQVL; via the coding sequence ATGCCCGACATCCCCTCCCCCGTCCTCGTCACCGGTGCATCGACCGGCATCGGACGCGCGACCGTCCGCGCCCTCGTGGGGCGTGGGGTCGACACGGTCGCCTCGGTCCGCAGCGACGCCGACGCGCAGGGGCTCCTCGACGAGCTCGGCGATCAGCACCTCAACGTCCTGCAGTTCGACATCACCGACTCCGACGCCGTCACCGAGCGGATCTCCTCCCTCGATGCCCTCGGGGCCATCGTCAACAACGCCGGGACCGCCGTGCCGGGCCCGCTTGAGTACCTGGACCCCGCTGACCTGCGCTGGCAGCTGGAGGTCAACACCGTCGGCCACGTCGTCGCCACCCAGGCCGCCCTGCCGTTGCTGCGCGAGCACGGCGAAGGGGCGCGGATCGTCAACATCGGGTCGATGGCGGGTCGGGTGTCGGGACGGATGGTCGGTGCCTACTCGATGTCGAAGTTCGCCATGGCCGCCTTCTCCGACGCGCTCGCCCAGGAGCTCGAGCCCTTCGGGATCGGCGTCGCCCTCATCGAACCCGGGGCGATCGACACCGAGATCTGGGAGACCAGCACCGCCCGCAGCCGCGACATGCTGGCCGCCATGCCCGAGGAGGCACGGGAGCGGTACGCCGACATGGTCGAGGACACGCTGAAGGTCGGCGAACGTTCGGCCCGCCTGGCGATCTCCCCCGACCGGGTGGTCAAGGTCATCATCGACGTGCTGACCGCACGCCACCCACGCCCTCGCAACCTGGTCGGCATCGACGCCAAGGCCGCCGGGCTGGTCGCCCGCCTGCCCACCGAGCTGCGCACCCCGATCCTCAAGCAGGTCCTCTGA
- a CDS encoding inositol monophosphatase family protein — MTDGRHTRLATALDLPAIEALLEDHWVPDAGDGIVWAMGHPSARVVITHPDGGTPDGLVVVTEGPNGQGTLRVRHLLGADHDALLEEAGWHARTMGATALEHPDGTIHELARVRGTISDRFVALAAVAANAALLAANRTTGVGTTTTKDDGSPSAAADAEADRASQRILGELGVPMLSEERADIGVEDPSGPWLVVDPIDGTGNYRAGMPPWAFAAGLVAGGRPVAGYVMDLSSGRRWWGTVGVGAFRDGMPVTTAAGATLMVPTPPPGGTVEVPEGFRRLRITGCTAVDLCLVADGSAGAWHDLDRDGTHVHDVAGALAVLVAAGGIVLDPGGQPLALLPDTEGLIRFVAAADHDTAAGLLAST; from the coding sequence ATGACCGACGGTCGGCACACGCGGCTGGCCACGGCGCTCGACCTGCCTGCCATCGAGGCGCTCCTGGAGGACCACTGGGTGCCCGACGCGGGTGACGGGATTGTGTGGGCGATGGGTCACCCCTCGGCTCGTGTGGTGATCACCCATCCGGACGGCGGCACTCCGGACGGCCTCGTGGTCGTCACGGAGGGACCGAACGGCCAGGGGACCCTGCGGGTCCGCCACCTGCTCGGGGCCGACCACGACGCGCTGCTCGAGGAGGCCGGTTGGCATGCTCGGACCATGGGGGCGACGGCACTGGAGCATCCCGACGGCACGATCCACGAGCTGGCACGGGTTCGGGGAACCATCTCCGACCGGTTCGTCGCGCTGGCGGCGGTGGCTGCCAACGCGGCGCTCCTGGCGGCGAACCGGACCACCGGGGTGGGCACGACGACGACCAAGGACGACGGCAGCCCCTCGGCTGCCGCGGATGCCGAGGCGGACCGCGCGTCCCAGCGCATCCTGGGCGAGCTCGGCGTACCGATGCTCAGCGAGGAACGCGCCGACATCGGGGTGGAGGATCCCTCCGGTCCGTGGCTGGTCGTGGATCCCATCGACGGGACCGGCAACTACCGCGCCGGGATGCCGCCGTGGGCGTTCGCCGCCGGGCTGGTCGCCGGCGGCCGTCCGGTGGCGGGGTACGTGATGGACCTCTCGTCGGGCCGTCGCTGGTGGGGCACGGTCGGTGTGGGAGCGTTCCGGGACGGGATGCCGGTCACCACGGCAGCCGGCGCCACGCTGATGGTCCCGACGCCACCGCCCGGCGGGACCGTCGAGGTGCCCGAGGGGTTCCGCCGGCTGCGGATCACCGGGTGCACGGCCGTCGACCTGTGCCTGGTCGCGGACGGCTCAGCAGGGGCGTGGCACGACCTGGACCGGGACGGCACCCACGTGCACGACGTCGCCGGGGCGCTGGCGGTCCTCGTGGCGGCGGGCGGGATCGTCCTCGACCCGGGCGGACAGCCGTTGGCGCTGCTGCCCGACACCGAGGGGTTGATCAGGTTCGTCGCCGCTGCGGACCACGACACCGCAGCGGGACTGCTCGCCAGCACGTGA